The genomic stretch TTGCGTTGGGCTATCGCATTCAACCCGATGGGTCGACCAGTGACTTCGCGGTCATTCACAACTGGACGAGCAACAACAAAGCAGCCAATCAAAACGTTGAGTATTTGGATCCGTATGCGCGTGCAGCGTCACTTGCAGTGAGCACGTGGCGCTTTGCACCTAAGCCGGGCGTAACGCAGGCGGTGCCCGTGGACACCGTTGCGACGTTTGCGTTCAAGGGCAAGCGAAGCGGTGAGAGTCTCGCGGCAATTCGAGCGCACTGCGCACTAAATGATGTCGCTGCAGCCTTAAAAGAACGACGTGATGCACTGGCTGGAGATCAACAAGCCGTTCGAACGCGATTGGATCGCATGTACCAAGAGCAGGCACGCGAAGAGCGTCGCTCGGCCGCAGAAAAGCGCGCGTTGAGCTCAGGTGCTTACCACCCCAATGCTGCGAGCAAAGGCTATTGAGTTTTGGCCAACGCGCGTTGACGGCTGAAATCATGATGTGCCGTGGCAAAATGCGGCCATGGTAGATTTGAAACTCGTTCTGTTTCGCTGGTTTGCGCGTCGCTTTGCACGGATGAGCGCATCTGCACGTTTGAGGTGGGCACAGCGCCTTATGCCCGTCATCAAACCACTGATTAAAAAACGCCGAAAGATCATGGCGCGCAACATTGCGCTCTGTTTTCCGGAGATGACCGCTGCAGAGCGCGAGACACTGTTGAATGCCAGCTTGGTGGCGAATGCGAAAGGTGTTCTAGATGGCTTGCACGCATGGTATGCGCCAACGTTTGATATTGAAGACAACTATCGCCTAGTCGGTGAAGCGCATCTTTTGGCCGCATTTGGAAAGGGCGAGGGCGTCGTCGTTTTGTGTGCGCACTATCCTGGCGGCGAGCAGCATATGCGCATGGTGAGGCAGTTGTCGGGGGTGTCGATCTTGCCGATGGTGCGTGCCTTTAGGAACATAGCCCTGGACGACGAAGTCAACGCACAACGGACACAGCATTTGGGCGGCGTCATCGCACGCGATGATGTCCGCGGATTTACCGCTGCCGTTCGCCGTGGCGACGGCACTTTTTATGCGCCTGACGTCAATGTCAGGACACGAAATGTGTTTGTGCCATTTTTTGGTGTGCAGGCCTCTACGTTGGATTCCATGTCTGTCATCCTTCGGCGCGCAGGGGGCGCGGTGATACCTGGTTGGGCCAAGCCGCTCCCGGATGGGCGCTATGAAGTGACCTTTGAGTCACCTTGGGCAGACTTTCCGTCAAAGGACGGCGCAGCAGATGCCTTGCGGTTTACGCAATGGGTTGAAAGCAAGCTGCGGGAATGTCCTGAGGCCTACGACTGGGGCACCAAACGCTTCAAGACACGCCCGAGTGGCGAGGTCGATTTGTACGCCTAACGGGCTATAATAGGCGGTTGAACTCACCCTCCTGTAGGACGCTTATGAGCATTGAACAGCTTTCTGAAATCGCACGTGCCATGGTGGCACCGGGCAAGGGCATCATTGCCATCGACGAATCCTCGGCCACCTGCCAAAAGCGCTTCGACGGCGTGGGCATTGAGTGCACCGAAGAAAACCGTCGCGCCTACCGCGAGCTCTTGCTGACCACCCCGAACGCAAACGAATATCTGTCGGGCGCGATCTTGTTTGACGAAACCTTGCGTCAATCCACCAAGGACGGCGTGCCGTTTGCCAAGTACATGTCCGACAACGGCATGATCCCGGGCATCAAAGTGGACAAGGGCACCCATCCGCTCGCCGGCTTCCCGGGCGAAGTGATCACAGAAGGTTTGGACGGCCTGCGCGCACGTTTGCAGGAATACGCGAAGCTCGGTGCAAAGTTTGCCAAGTGGCGCGCTGTCATCACAATTTCTGAAGATGCGCCGTCAGGCACCTGCATCGAAGCCAACTGCCAAGCTTTGGCACGCTACGCGGCACTCTGCCAAGAAGCCGGCATCGTGCCGATGGTTGAGCCGGAAGTGTTGATGGATGGCGATCACGATATCGAAACCTGCTACGAAGTCACAGAAGTCACCCTGCGTACTTTGTTTGATGCGCTGTACCAACACAACGTTGCACTTGAAGGCACCATCCTGAAGGCCTCGATGGTTGTGCCGGGTAAGGATTGCCCGGACCAAGTCAGCGTTGAAGAAGTGGCTGAAGCCACGTTGATGTGTCTTAAGTCGACCGTACCGGCGATCTTGCCGGGCATCGTGTTCTTGTCGGGTGGTCAAAGCGACGAAGCAGCAACGGCGCACCTCGATGCAATGAATCGCATGGGTCCGAATCCTTGGCCACTATCGTTCTCTTACGGCCGCGCCATGCAACAAGCGGCATTGAAGTTGTGGTCGCAAGACATGACCGGCAACTGGTCGAAGGCACAAGACACCGTTTACGCGCGTGCGCGTGATAACGGCTTGGCTGCGCAAGGCAAGTGGGAAGGCTAATTCCCCAGCAATCGACGTAAAGAAAAACGCCGGCGAAAGCCGGCGTTTTCCGTTGCGGCATGACTCGAACTTTATTGCGATGCCAACCACGCATCGTCGGAGCCTTCTTCGACACCTTCAAACAGGAAGGTGGACAAATATCGCTCACCGGTATCGGGCAACATCGCCAAAATGACATCGCCCTTTGCAGCGGTCTCTGCCACTTTGAGTGCGGCGTTGACGGTTGCGCCGCTCGATAGGCCCACAAAGATGCCTTCTTCTGCGGCCAATCGACGTGCGGTGTCGCGCGCTTCAACATCTTCGATCTTCCACAGGTGATCGGTGACCTTGCGGTTCAAGACGTCGGGAATGAAGTCAGGTGTCCAGCCTTGGATCTTGTGCGGTGACCACGCCTCGCCTGAAAGCAAAGGCGCAACGGCCGGTTCGGCCGCGTGGATGCGGACGTCGGGCCGTGCGACCTTCAATACTTCACCCACGCCGGTCAGCGTGCCGCCCGTGCCCCAGCCTGTCACAAAGTGATTTAGGCGTCGGTCGCCGAAATCTCGCAAGATTTCCGCGGCTGTCGTGTTGCGGTGGTACGCCGGATTCGCTGGGTTGCCGAACTGATCTGCCAAAAACCAACCGTGTTGCTCGGCCAGTGCTTTGGCGCGCTTCACCATGCCGGTGCCGCGTTCTGCAGCGGCTGTCAAAATGACTTTGCCGCCATACGCGCGAATCAACTTTCGACGTTCAATAGAGAAGGTTTCAGTCATCACAGCAACGAAGCGATAGCCACGTGCCGCACATGCCATCGCAAGGGCCACACCGGTGTTGCCAGAGGTGGCCTCGATGACGGTATCGCCTGGTTTCAACAGGCCCTTACTTTCTGCATCCAACAAAATCGCGTGCGCAAGACGATCTTTGACCGAACCACCCGGGTTGAAAAACTCGGCCTTCACAAAAATCTCTATGCCTTCGGGTGCGATTCTGTTCAGGCGGATAATCGGCGTACGGCCGATGGTGTCCAAAACGTTGTCGTAAATCACAGTCGGAGTCCATAGATGGGGGGATTTACCAGATTAAACGTCAACGTGTGACCTGTGTTGTGCGTTGATATGACTTGTGGCCTAAACCCGCGACACCCCCCGAGCTTAGAATTTGCACATGCAAACCAAATCACGTTGGCGATCACGCCGCATATTCATGTTTCTGACTGCGGCGCTGTTGGCTACTACCGTCACGGCATGCAAAAAATCCACCTCCGAAGGCCCAGGCAAGCGCGATTCTGCGCCGATAGGTGTCGTCTCGGAAACTGTCCGGGCACAGCCTTGGTTGGACACGCTGCAAGCGTTGGGGACCGTCAAAGCGCACGAATCCATCACCGTGACCGCGAAGGTGAGCGAAGTGGTGTCAGCGGTCCACTTTGAGAGTGGTCAGTCGTTGCGCCGGGGTGCGCCCTTGGTCACCTTGACGGGTGAGCAGCAACGCACCGCATTGGCAGCCCTTGAGGCGCAAGCGGACGATGCCGAAAAGAACTACCAACGCTTGGCCGCACTCGGCCAGCAACAATTGATTGCGCGTGCGACGATCGATGCGCAAAAGGCCTCGCGAGATGCGTTGCGCGCACAAGCAGCAACCATCCGCGCCAACTTGTCGGATCGTGTCATTCGCGCGCCGTTTGCCGGCGTCACAGGCTTGCGTGAAGTGAGTCCGGGCGCATTGGTCACGCCGGGCACGGTCATTACCACTTTGGATGATCTGTCCTCGGTGTATGTCGACTTCCCCGTGCCTGAAACCGAACTCTCAGGGCTGGGCGCTGGACAAGCGGTAGAAGGTCGAACAGCGGGTTGGCCCGACCGTGTTTTCAACGGCACCGTCAGCGTGGTGGCGTCTCGTTTGGATGTTGCCTCACGCGCGGCGACTGTGCGCGCAAACTTTCCCAATTCAGATCGTGCTTTGAAACCGGGCATGCTGGTGGAAGTGCGCGTGGCGCGCGGCGAACGCCCGGCGATTGTTGTGCCTGAAATTTCCGTGATGCAAGTCGGCGACGAAACCTATGTTTGGAAGGTGGTCGGTGGCGCCGCCGTGAAAGCACCGATTGTGGTTGGCGGCAGAATTCCCGGCAAAGTTCAAGTGAAAGAAGGTATCGAAGCCGGCGACACAATCGTTGTAGAAGGTGTGGGCAAACTGAAAGCGGGCGCAAAGGTGCGCGAAGCCGGTCAGCCGGCCGCAAACCCGCAGGCACGCTAAGCGATGAAGATTTCAGAGCTTTCGATTAAACGGCCGGTGTTGGCCGTCGTGATGAGCATGCTCCTCATCGTGCTTGGCATCATGTCGTTCACGCGACTGACGCTCCGCGAATTGCCAGCCATCGACCCGCCGATCGTTTCGGTGCAAGTGTCGTACCCGGGCGCATCCGCGAGCGTCGTCGAGTCACGCATTACGCAGTCATTGGAAGATGCGTTGGCTGGCATCGAAGGCATCAACACAATTGAATCGAGCAGCCAAAACGGCAGTTCTCGGATCAGCATTGAGTTTCTAGCCTCGCGTGATATCGAAGGCGCTGCAAACGACGTTCGTAATGCCGTGAGTCGCGTTGCAGATCGCATGCCGGATGAAGCCGAAGCACCCGAAATTTCAAAAGTTGAGAGTGATTCGGATCCGATTATTTGGCTCAACATGCGTTCGTCCGGTATGGACACGCTGGAGATGTCCGACTACACACGTCGCTATGTCTTAAATCGCCTGTCGAGCTTGCCCGGCGTGGCGCAAGTCCGTATCGGTGGTGAACAACGCTATGCCATGCGCGTGTGGTTGGATGGCAACGCGCTCGCCGCGCGCAACCTGACCTCAGACGATGTACGTCGCACCTTGGCGAGCGAAAACGTGGAGCTCGGCGCGGGCGGTATGGAGTCGAAAGACCGCGACTTCATCTTGCGTGTGCAGCGTGACT from Lysobacter sp. HDW10 encodes the following:
- a CDS encoding class I fructose-bisphosphate aldolase, giving the protein MSIEQLSEIARAMVAPGKGIIAIDESSATCQKRFDGVGIECTEENRRAYRELLLTTPNANEYLSGAILFDETLRQSTKDGVPFAKYMSDNGMIPGIKVDKGTHPLAGFPGEVITEGLDGLRARLQEYAKLGAKFAKWRAVITISEDAPSGTCIEANCQALARYAALCQEAGIVPMVEPEVLMDGDHDIETCYEVTEVTLRTLFDALYQHNVALEGTILKASMVVPGKDCPDQVSVEEVAEATLMCLKSTVPAILPGIVFLSGGQSDEAATAHLDAMNRMGPNPWPLSFSYGRAMQQAALKLWSQDMTGNWSKAQDTVYARARDNGLAAQGKWEG
- the cysK gene encoding cysteine synthase A, with protein sequence MIYDNVLDTIGRTPIIRLNRIAPEGIEIFVKAEFFNPGGSVKDRLAHAILLDAESKGLLKPGDTVIEATSGNTGVALAMACAARGYRFVAVMTETFSIERRKLIRAYGGKVILTAAAERGTGMVKRAKALAEQHGWFLADQFGNPANPAYHRNTTAAEILRDFGDRRLNHFVTGWGTGGTLTGVGEVLKVARPDVRIHAAEPAVAPLLSGEAWSPHKIQGWTPDFIPDVLNRKVTDHLWKIEDVEARDTARRLAAEEGIFVGLSSGATVNAALKVAETAAKGDVILAMLPDTGERYLSTFLFEGVEEGSDDAWLASQ
- a CDS encoding efflux RND transporter periplasmic adaptor subunit, translating into MQTKSRWRSRRIFMFLTAALLATTVTACKKSTSEGPGKRDSAPIGVVSETVRAQPWLDTLQALGTVKAHESITVTAKVSEVVSAVHFESGQSLRRGAPLVTLTGEQQRTALAALEAQADDAEKNYQRLAALGQQQLIARATIDAQKASRDALRAQAATIRANLSDRVIRAPFAGVTGLREVSPGALVTPGTVITTLDDLSSVYVDFPVPETELSGLGAGQAVEGRTAGWPDRVFNGTVSVVASRLDVASRAATVRANFPNSDRALKPGMLVEVRVARGERPAIVVPEISVMQVGDETYVWKVVGGAAVKAPIVVGGRIPGKVQVKEGIEAGDTIVVEGVGKLKAGAKVREAGQPAANPQAR